In Alteromonas naphthalenivorans, one DNA window encodes the following:
- a CDS encoding tryptophan 2,3-dioxygenase family protein, with protein MKKNIEPCYYGDYLALDKILGAQKLQSTKYGEPAHEEMLFIVVHQVYELWFKQLLHELNAVIDTFNQAAVKDQQLTSVVHRLHRVIQIQKLMNDQIGIMETMTPQQFLSFRDYLVPASGFQSIQFKQLEISLGLKREYRIDFDKQSFYNRLSDDDRSLLEALEEKPSLFELVDKWLARMPLLKTEDFHFWDYYRNATDEMLNDDKETIEKNAFLSEVERRQELKDWQSTRENFDGLFNHDTYEALLNQGKFRLSHEALLSALFIKQYSEEPVFNLPFQLITALTEIDEQLTLWRYRHAMMVQRMLGTKIGTGGSSGHHYLKKTTESNRVFLDFFNMATFLLPKSSLPELPESVKRSLGFYLQ; from the coding sequence ATGAAAAAAAATATTGAACCCTGCTATTACGGTGATTATCTAGCGTTAGATAAAATACTTGGCGCACAAAAGCTTCAAAGTACCAAGTACGGTGAACCTGCTCATGAGGAAATGCTATTTATAGTAGTGCATCAAGTGTATGAGCTATGGTTTAAGCAACTTTTACACGAACTCAATGCGGTTATCGACACATTCAATCAAGCAGCAGTAAAAGATCAGCAACTCACTTCAGTAGTACATAGGCTGCACCGTGTTATTCAAATTCAAAAGCTGATGAACGACCAAATAGGTATTATGGAAACTATGACGCCTCAGCAGTTTCTTTCATTCAGAGATTATTTGGTTCCCGCCTCAGGCTTTCAAAGTATCCAATTTAAACAGCTTGAAATTTCATTAGGCCTTAAAAGGGAATATCGTATCGATTTCGATAAGCAAAGTTTTTATAACCGATTAAGTGATGATGATCGCAGCCTATTGGAAGCGTTAGAAGAAAAACCAAGCTTGTTTGAACTAGTGGATAAGTGGTTGGCACGTATGCCACTACTTAAAACCGAGGATTTCCACTTTTGGGATTACTACCGAAATGCAACAGATGAAATGCTTAACGATGACAAAGAAACCATAGAAAAGAATGCGTTTCTGTCGGAAGTAGAACGTCGACAAGAGCTTAAAGACTGGCAATCGACCAGAGAGAACTTTGACGGGCTATTTAATCATGATACGTATGAAGCCCTTCTTAATCAGGGTAAATTCCGCTTATCACATGAAGCATTATTGTCGGCTTTATTTATAAAGCAGTATTCAGAAGAACCCGTTTTTAATCTGCCTTTCCAACTCATTACCGCACTAACAGAAATTGATGAACAATTAACGTTGTGGCGTTATCGCCATGCCATGATGGTACAACGAATGCTGGGAACAAAAATAGGAACGGGCGGCTCATCCGGCCACCATTATTTGAAGAAAACGACGGAATCTAACAGGGTGTTTCTAGACTTTTTCAACATGGCTACGTTTCTTTTGCCAAAAAGTTCACTTCCAGAATTGCCTGAATCGGTAAAACGCAGCTTAGGCTTTTATTTACAATAG
- a CDS encoding TonB-dependent receptor, with translation MLQYKRSAAAFAVALSLGVSAPVFANDTNGFIQGNTAEISGAEISGVTVTITNVDTGLVRTVTTDANGDFRFPLLPPGIYNVVAEKDGFRNTIQESVKVGISGKTNLNMKLAGDDVERIEVTGSTIAMVDVTSSSTGIVVDTVTLDRVPVPRNLTSVALLAPGTTQGDSAFGDLPSIGGASVGENGYYINGLNITNFRTGVGSSEPPFDMYETFEVKTGGYSAEYGRVTGGVINAKTKSGSNEFKAGVNVYWEPDALREQKSSYRRTTDGNYRIDNTGDEKDSWDANVWASGALIEDKLFFYALFNPRSVEEKFVGEQQINSTGLVQNGFTETDEDAFWVAKVDWYATENNILEVTVFSDERSTEIQTFDSTDGVFTTDSRVGYEDEGGLNYTAKWTSIINDDFSISAQYGVNKQDRTVRSELDANPVAYFTYDSTGAFVPTSTWAGFTVEQGDDKREVIRIDADWYIGDHSIRFGYDYENLTASSYTINSGGAYYLYYVNDDDLANEEIYQVRHRDYEVGGDFDSENIAFYVQDQWQVTDDLVINAGIRNDSFENFNADGETFVKLDNLWALRLGAVWDVRGDGETKAWASFGRYYLPVAANTNIRLAGAETYTQEYYEFDGYADESLFIPNLTGDKTQPDDVFANGEAKSPAELVDQNIDAMYSDEFIAGYQFQLNDEWSMAIQGTYRELATTVEDMAIDAAVIEWAAANGYGDVSGIWDGFHQYVLTNPNVDMRIGTTELPGTNGELVYMDLSAEDLGYPDSVRKYAAVDFTFQRAWDGVWMFNAAYTWSHNWGNNEGFVRSDNGQDDAGLTTLFDQPGLLDGAYGDLPNDRRHQVKMYGAYAVTEDLTLGANLQFWTGKPVNAFGYHPTDKFAQAYDSESFYAGGELAPRGSRGRTSSYYSIDVSASYNIDIGEDQTLVVRADVFNVLNNDKVTEVYEIYDSESSQDPLDPDVDPNYGTPTQWQTPRYVRFSVNYTF, from the coding sequence ATGCTTCAATATAAAAGAAGTGCAGCGGCTTTTGCCGTAGCGCTCAGTCTTGGTGTTTCGGCACCAGTATTTGCAAACGACACAAATGGTTTTATTCAAGGTAATACTGCAGAAATTAGCGGTGCAGAAATTAGTGGCGTTACTGTAACTATCACTAATGTTGATACAGGTCTAGTTCGTACAGTTACCACAGATGCTAACGGCGATTTTCGTTTTCCATTGTTACCGCCAGGTATCTACAATGTGGTTGCTGAGAAAGACGGCTTTCGTAACACCATCCAAGAATCTGTAAAAGTTGGTATTAGTGGTAAAACTAACTTAAACATGAAACTTGCCGGTGACGATGTTGAACGAATCGAAGTAACTGGTTCAACAATTGCCATGGTAGATGTAACAAGTTCAAGCACTGGTATCGTTGTAGACACTGTTACCCTTGATAGAGTTCCTGTTCCTCGTAACTTAACGTCAGTTGCGCTATTGGCACCAGGTACAACCCAAGGTGACTCAGCGTTTGGTGACCTTCCTTCCATTGGTGGTGCATCAGTTGGTGAGAACGGTTATTACATTAATGGTCTAAATATTACTAACTTTAGAACGGGTGTGGGTTCAAGTGAGCCACCTTTCGACATGTACGAAACCTTTGAAGTTAAAACCGGTGGTTACTCAGCGGAATACGGCCGTGTAACTGGCGGTGTTATTAACGCTAAAACTAAAAGTGGTAGCAACGAATTTAAAGCTGGCGTTAATGTTTACTGGGAGCCTGATGCACTTCGTGAGCAGAAAAGTTCTTACAGAAGAACAACTGACGGCAATTACCGCATTGATAATACCGGCGATGAAAAAGATTCGTGGGATGCAAACGTGTGGGCTAGCGGCGCGCTAATTGAAGACAAATTATTCTTCTATGCGTTGTTTAACCCGCGCTCTGTAGAAGAGAAATTCGTAGGTGAACAGCAGATAAACAGTACTGGCTTAGTTCAGAACGGTTTTACAGAAACCGATGAAGATGCGTTTTGGGTAGCGAAAGTTGATTGGTATGCTACTGAAAACAACATATTGGAAGTGACAGTATTTTCAGATGAGCGTTCAACCGAAATCCAAACGTTTGATTCGACTGATGGCGTTTTTACCACAGACTCGAGAGTTGGTTACGAAGATGAAGGTGGCCTGAACTACACGGCTAAATGGACCAGTATCATCAATGATGATTTCTCTATCTCTGCCCAGTACGGTGTGAACAAGCAAGACCGGACCGTGCGCAGTGAATTAGATGCTAATCCAGTAGCATACTTTACTTACGATAGTACTGGTGCTTTTGTTCCAACAAGCACGTGGGCTGGTTTTACTGTTGAGCAGGGGGACGATAAACGCGAAGTTATCCGCATTGATGCTGACTGGTATATTGGCGACCACTCAATTCGCTTCGGTTACGATTACGAAAACTTAACAGCAAGTAGTTATACGATTAACTCAGGCGGCGCATACTATCTTTATTATGTAAATGATGACGATTTAGCTAACGAAGAAATCTACCAAGTGCGTCATAGAGATTACGAAGTTGGTGGTGATTTCGATTCAGAAAATATTGCATTCTACGTACAAGACCAATGGCAGGTTACTGATGACTTAGTGATTAATGCCGGTATTCGTAACGACTCTTTTGAAAACTTCAATGCAGATGGTGAAACCTTCGTAAAACTTGATAACCTTTGGGCACTTCGTTTAGGTGCGGTATGGGATGTGCGTGGCGATGGTGAAACGAAAGCATGGGCAAGTTTCGGTCGTTACTACCTTCCAGTTGCAGCCAACACGAACATTCGCTTAGCCGGTGCAGAAACCTATACGCAAGAATACTATGAGTTTGACGGATACGCTGATGAGTCTTTATTCATTCCTAATCTTACCGGTGATAAAACTCAGCCTGACGATGTTTTCGCTAACGGTGAAGCAAAATCTCCAGCTGAATTAGTTGATCAAAATATTGATGCAATGTACTCAGATGAATTTATTGCTGGTTATCAGTTCCAATTGAACGACGAGTGGAGCATGGCGATTCAAGGTACTTACCGAGAATTGGCGACTACTGTTGAAGATATGGCAATTGATGCAGCGGTTATCGAATGGGCTGCGGCTAATGGCTACGGTGACGTTTCTGGTATTTGGGACGGTTTCCATCAATATGTATTAACTAACCCCAATGTAGACATGCGTATTGGTACCACTGAATTGCCAGGTACTAACGGCGAATTGGTTTATATGGATTTGTCAGCCGAAGACTTAGGCTACCCAGATTCAGTACGTAAATACGCTGCCGTTGACTTTACCTTCCAACGTGCTTGGGACGGCGTTTGGATGTTCAATGCTGCCTATACGTGGTCGCATAACTGGGGTAATAACGAAGGTTTTGTGCGTTCTGACAACGGTCAAGATGACGCAGGCTTGACAACATTGTTTGACCAACCTGGATTGTTAGATGGCGCCTACGGCGACCTTCCTAACGATCGTCGTCATCAAGTTAAAATGTACGGTGCCTATGCGGTTACCGAAGACTTAACGTTAGGTGCTAACTTGCAGTTCTGGACCGGTAAGCCAGTGAATGCATTTGGTTATCACCCGACTGATAAATTTGCACAAGCATATGATTCAGAGTCATTTTATGCCGGTGGTGAGCTTGCCCCTCGTGGCTCTCGCGGTCGCACAAGTAGCTACTACTCAATTGATGTTTCGGCGTCATATAATATTGATATTGGCGAAGATCAAACATTGGTTGTTCGTGCAGATGTCTTTAACGTGTTGAACAACGATAAAGTGACAGAGGTTTATGAAATCTATGACAGTGAATCGTCTCAAGACCCATTAGACCCAGATGTAGATCCTAACTATGGAACGCCTACACAATGGCAAACTCCTCGTTATGTTCGCTTTAGTGTGAACTATACGTTTTAA
- a CDS encoding Lrp/AsnC family transcriptional regulator, with the protein MKLDKFDREILRVLQQDATVSMAELSQKVGLSHTPCWRRVKRMEADGIIIGKVTLLNSKKLNLGVSVFIYVTLKNHDGDSLTDFENAVQSIDEIVECHTTSGEKDYLLKVIVESIEEYEFLLKTKLTHLPLVDHVSSTFALKQVKNTTELPIKRQ; encoded by the coding sequence ATGAAATTAGATAAATTCGATCGTGAGATTTTACGAGTACTTCAACAAGATGCCACTGTCTCTATGGCCGAGTTGAGCCAGAAGGTTGGGTTGTCCCATACCCCCTGTTGGCGACGGGTAAAACGCATGGAAGCCGATGGCATTATTATTGGTAAAGTCACTCTTTTAAATAGTAAAAAACTCAACCTTGGGGTGTCTGTTTTTATTTATGTCACACTTAAAAATCATGATGGCGACTCCCTTACCGATTTTGAAAATGCAGTACAAAGTATTGATGAAATTGTTGAGTGCCACACCACCAGCGGTGAGAAAGACTATTTGCTTAAAGTGATTGTGGAAAGTATTGAAGAATATGAATTTTTACTGAAAACGAAGCTTACTCATCTTCCTTTGGTTGATCATGTCAGCTCTACCTTCGCATTAAAACAAGTGAAGAACACCACTGAGCTACCCATCAAACGACAGTAG
- a CDS encoding Glu/Leu/Phe/Val dehydrogenase dimerization domain-containing protein, translated as MSVFDHIEFDSHEHVAFYHDKEAGLSAIIAIHNTNLGPALGGCRMWPYVSSAEALTDVLRLSKGMTYKAAMANIALGGGKSVIIGDPRKQKTPAMMEAMGKFVDSLSGKYFTAEDSGISVTDLQTMATQSDYIAGVNAQYHYADEQPDGNPAPSTAYGVFVGLKASVEHGLNSSLEGVSVAIQGMGHVGYRLASHLHAAGAKLYVADIFPEGVEKAVAELGATAVAPEEILGLDVDVLAPCALGAAINDQTLPMIKAKVIAGAANNQLAREEIGDMLVERGILYAPDYVINAGGIIDIFHQRMEKSTNAALRKHIEDIGTTLKEIYTRADAQKAATNRVANIIAEERFSLKG; from the coding sequence ATGTCGGTTTTCGATCACATAGAGTTTGATAGTCACGAGCATGTCGCTTTTTATCACGATAAAGAAGCAGGCTTAAGTGCCATTATTGCCATACACAACACAAACCTAGGCCCAGCATTGGGTGGTTGTAGAATGTGGCCCTATGTAAGCAGTGCAGAAGCACTAACCGATGTACTCCGTCTTTCTAAAGGAATGACCTACAAAGCCGCGATGGCTAATATTGCATTAGGTGGTGGTAAATCAGTCATTATTGGTGATCCTCGCAAACAAAAAACGCCGGCGATGATGGAAGCCATGGGGAAATTTGTAGATTCATTGAGTGGCAAATATTTTACCGCAGAAGACTCGGGCATTTCAGTTACCGATTTACAAACCATGGCGACTCAGTCTGATTACATTGCCGGAGTAAACGCACAATACCACTACGCTGACGAACAGCCAGACGGTAATCCAGCACCCTCTACCGCTTATGGTGTGTTCGTAGGCTTAAAAGCCAGTGTAGAGCACGGATTGAATAGCAGCTTAGAGGGAGTAAGCGTAGCAATTCAGGGTATGGGGCATGTAGGGTATCGCCTTGCGTCACACCTTCATGCAGCCGGTGCAAAGCTCTATGTTGCTGATATATTCCCCGAAGGTGTTGAAAAGGCCGTAGCAGAACTGGGTGCTACGGCGGTAGCGCCTGAAGAAATTTTAGGGCTGGACGTTGATGTACTAGCACCTTGTGCATTAGGCGCGGCAATTAATGACCAAACATTACCGATGATTAAAGCTAAGGTCATCGCTGGCGCGGCGAACAATCAACTTGCACGCGAAGAAATTGGCGATATGTTAGTCGAACGAGGTATTTTGTACGCGCCTGATTATGTGATTAACGCAGGTGGCATTATCGATATCTTCCATCAGCGTATGGAAAAGAGCACGAACGCAGCGCTACGCAAGCATATTGAAGACATTGGTACGACGCTAAAAGAGATTTATACCCGTGCTGATGCCCAAAAAGCAGCCACAAATCGTGTGGCAAACATCATTGCAGAAGAGAGATTTTCGTTAAAGGGTTGA
- a CDS encoding late competence development ComFB family protein, translating into MKLDDDIHNYYEHLVLQRVTELGLDNTKSPDYLADLCCLALNQVPPRYIRYEVDMAFYLPQSERNQMEMNVTYAIDNAMKYLDDTDKTSVSEKAE; encoded by the coding sequence ATGAAGCTTGATGATGACATTCATAATTATTACGAACATCTTGTATTACAACGTGTAACAGAACTTGGACTGGATAATACTAAAAGTCCTGATTATTTAGCTGACTTATGCTGCTTGGCACTTAACCAAGTCCCTCCACGCTACATCCGCTATGAAGTCGATATGGCCTTTTATCTTCCCCAGAGTGAACGAAATCAAATGGAGATGAATGTTACGTATGCTATCGATAATGCGATGAAATATTTAGACGACACAGATAAAACATCGGTAAGCGAGAAAGCAGAGTAA
- a CDS encoding TonB-dependent receptor codes for MFTNSKLAKSVRLACAFGAVSTISFSGAVAAQEAEEAADTVEKIEVTGSRIRRTDIEGANPVTVMSRVDIEKFGITSIGDVLQAIPSAGSAINTNNNNGGNGTTTINIRGIGSNRTLVLVNGKRWAPGLTGSVDLNNIPASIIERIEVLKDGASAVYGSDAVAGVVNIITRQDFEGVHASGYIGQYDEGDGNKEQWDVGFGAANDKGNVYFNVSYVEEEATLAGDRAISAVPVFGTPEGFGGSSAPPQGRFWTFDQAGTSFSEQGDSAGGLEPWVEPDSRFNFAPFNYLSTPQERTNIYSQARYELTDNLSVNVTGFYGNRKSEQALAPTPLFIGTAFGDSGFTLSADNQYNPYGVDISTDQSVLDADPNARELFLFGRRMMEAGFRSFKQNVDQFQFNGGFDGVLEFADREFYWDANYTYADITQNQLTDGLLNMNRVALAIGDPANCTGDCTPLNLFGGSTALGEGTITQEMLDYITFTAQDEQSTSLESYSANISGEVLELPAGYLAFAAGYEKRWQEGYDQPDAIIAAGITSGNARQPTEGSFSVEEAYLELAIPLLSDLEFVEQLDLELATRYSDYSNFGDTTNSKVGLKWRVNDDLIIRGTWSEAFRAPSLDELFSGNSDSFAPLTDPCNGGAAANPDLPGCAGIPATYEQPNSQIRTTVGGNANLQAEEAESFTYGFVYSPEQVDGLSITFDVFDIEVDNAVSTVGAQTILNACAETGVNLCSLITRGAGGNVVDLFNGAVNLGGQTTSGFDYNVAYNFETDYGDFRVNWDGTYVDERTTIVIDPVTNTTAEFNDAGLAGDRDVVPRIRTNLAVTWSYEDFTANWLVRFIGHTTELCSIDGDVLDQQLCSDPSLEVGGTSYNELDDMAYHDVSLGYAVNDNLRITLGVNNLFDTDPEVSYSTFANSFDPSMYEIPGQFFYTRLNVNF; via the coding sequence ATGTTTACAAATTCTAAGCTGGCTAAGTCAGTTAGGTTGGCCTGCGCGTTCGGCGCGGTTTCAACAATAAGTTTTTCTGGTGCAGTTGCTGCACAAGAAGCCGAAGAAGCAGCCGATACTGTTGAAAAAATCGAAGTAACCGGTTCACGTATCCGTCGCACAGACATTGAAGGCGCTAACCCAGTAACGGTTATGTCACGTGTAGATATCGAAAAATTCGGTATTACTTCAATCGGTGATGTTCTTCAAGCTATCCCATCTGCTGGTTCAGCAATCAACACAAACAACAACAACGGTGGTAATGGTACAACTACTATTAACATTCGTGGTATCGGCTCAAACCGTACTCTTGTTCTTGTAAACGGTAAGCGTTGGGCTCCAGGTCTAACAGGTTCAGTTGATTTAAATAACATCCCAGCATCAATCATTGAGCGTATCGAAGTACTTAAAGATGGTGCTTCAGCGGTTTATGGTTCTGACGCAGTAGCCGGTGTTGTAAACATCATCACTCGTCAAGATTTCGAAGGCGTTCACGCTTCTGGCTATATCGGTCAATATGACGAAGGCGACGGTAACAAAGAACAGTGGGATGTTGGCTTTGGTGCTGCGAACGACAAAGGTAACGTTTATTTCAACGTTAGTTATGTAGAAGAAGAAGCGACACTTGCTGGTGACCGAGCTATCTCTGCAGTTCCAGTTTTCGGTACGCCTGAAGGTTTCGGTGGTTCATCTGCGCCGCCTCAAGGTCGTTTTTGGACTTTTGATCAAGCTGGAACGTCTTTTAGTGAGCAAGGTGATAGTGCCGGTGGTTTAGAGCCATGGGTTGAGCCAGATAGCCGATTCAACTTTGCTCCTTTCAACTACCTATCTACGCCACAAGAAAGAACAAATATTTACTCTCAGGCGCGTTACGAGTTAACAGATAACCTAAGTGTAAACGTAACTGGTTTCTACGGTAACCGTAAATCAGAACAGGCTTTAGCACCTACACCTTTGTTTATCGGTACGGCATTTGGTGATTCAGGCTTTACTCTTTCTGCTGACAACCAATACAACCCATACGGTGTTGATATTTCTACAGACCAATCAGTTCTAGATGCAGATCCAAATGCACGTGAATTGTTCTTGTTTGGTCGTCGTATGATGGAAGCAGGCTTCCGTAGCTTCAAACAGAACGTTGACCAATTCCAGTTTAATGGTGGATTTGATGGTGTTCTTGAATTTGCAGACAGAGAATTCTACTGGGATGCAAACTACACTTATGCTGATATCACTCAAAACCAGTTAACAGATGGTCTTCTTAATATGAACCGCGTTGCGCTTGCAATCGGTGACCCAGCTAACTGTACTGGCGATTGTACTCCGCTAAACCTATTTGGTGGTTCTACTGCTCTTGGTGAAGGTACAATCACGCAAGAAATGCTTGATTACATTACTTTCACTGCACAAGATGAGCAGAGCACATCGCTAGAAAGTTACTCTGCAAACATCTCGGGTGAAGTACTTGAATTACCAGCAGGTTATTTAGCATTTGCTGCTGGATACGAAAAGCGCTGGCAAGAAGGTTACGACCAACCAGATGCAATTATTGCAGCAGGTATAACGTCGGGTAATGCACGTCAACCAACTGAAGGTTCGTTCAGCGTTGAAGAAGCATATCTAGAGCTAGCTATTCCACTTCTTTCAGACCTTGAGTTTGTTGAACAGTTAGACCTTGAACTTGCTACACGTTACTCGGACTACAGCAACTTCGGTGACACTACAAACTCTAAAGTTGGCTTGAAGTGGCGTGTTAACGACGACTTAATCATTCGTGGTACGTGGTCTGAAGCATTCCGTGCACCATCTCTAGATGAATTGTTCTCTGGTAACAGTGATAGCTTTGCTCCGCTTACCGATCCATGTAACGGCGGTGCAGCAGCAAACCCAGACTTACCTGGATGTGCTGGTATACCAGCAACGTATGAGCAGCCGAACTCACAAATTCGCACGACTGTTGGTGGTAACGCTAACCTTCAAGCGGAAGAAGCTGAAAGCTTTACTTACGGATTTGTATACTCTCCAGAGCAAGTTGATGGCCTATCAATCACGTTTGACGTATTTGATATTGAAGTAGACAACGCGGTTTCAACAGTAGGTGCGCAAACTATTCTTAACGCATGTGCGGAAACGGGCGTGAACTTATGTTCACTAATCACTCGTGGTGCAGGCGGTAACGTTGTTGACTTGTTCAACGGTGCGGTAAACCTAGGTGGACAAACTACTTCAGGCTTCGATTATAACGTTGCTTATAACTTCGAAACTGACTACGGTGATTTCCGAGTAAACTGGGATGGTACGTATGTTGACGAACGTACAACTATCGTTATCGATCCAGTTACCAACACAACCGCTGAATTTAACGATGCTGGTTTAGCGGGCGACCGTGATGTTGTTCCACGTATTCGTACTAACTTAGCAGTAACGTGGAGCTATGAAGACTTTACAGCTAACTGGTTGGTTCGCTTCATCGGTCATACTACTGAACTTTGTTCAATTGACGGTGATGTGTTAGATCAACAATTATGTAGCGACCCAAGTCTAGAAGTTGGCGGAACTAGCTACAATGAGTTAGATGACATGGCCTACCACGATGTGTCACTAGGTTATGCGGTTAACGATAACCTTCGTATCACGCTAGGTGTTAACAACTTATTTGATACAGATCCTGAGGTTTCTTACTCGACGTTTGCTAACAGCTTTGACCCGTCTATGTATGAAATTCCTGGACAATTCTTCTACACACGTTTGAATGTAAACTTCTAA
- a CDS encoding fumarylacetoacetate hydrolase family protein translates to MKLATYKNDSRDGRLMLVSKDLTRTCSVEDIAHTMQQALDSWQVTAPQLQMRYEQLNNGVIESIEFDATRCESPLPRAYQWADGSAYVNHVELVRKARGAEIPESFWSDPLMYQGGSDDFIGPRDDIILPSDEWGIDFEGEVAVVTDDVPMACTDAQAAERIRLVMLVNDVSLRGLIPGELAKGFGFFQSKPASSFSPVAVTPDELGDAWEQEKVHLPLRSTYNGELFGKPQAGEDMTFSFAKLVSHAAKSRNLGAGTIIGSGTVSNKQGTDHGSAIAEGGLGYSCIAEVRMIETIRDGKPTTPFMQFGDRIRIEMFDSNGQSIFGAIEQQIKPLS, encoded by the coding sequence ATGAAACTAGCTACTTATAAGAACGATAGCCGAGATGGCCGTTTAATGTTGGTATCTAAAGATTTAACACGTACCTGTTCAGTAGAAGATATCGCTCACACTATGCAGCAAGCACTCGACAGCTGGCAGGTTACTGCTCCGCAATTACAGATGCGCTACGAACAGCTCAATAATGGGGTAATAGAAAGTATTGAATTTGATGCTACTCGCTGTGAGTCACCCCTACCGCGCGCTTACCAGTGGGCAGATGGCAGTGCGTATGTAAACCATGTAGAGCTAGTACGAAAAGCGCGAGGCGCTGAAATACCTGAAAGTTTCTGGAGCGACCCACTCATGTACCAAGGGGGATCTGACGACTTTATCGGCCCACGGGATGACATTATATTGCCCAGCGATGAATGGGGCATTGATTTTGAAGGTGAGGTGGCCGTTGTTACCGATGATGTTCCGATGGCCTGCACTGATGCACAAGCGGCAGAGCGAATTAGACTGGTAATGCTTGTGAATGATGTATCCCTAAGAGGCTTAATTCCAGGTGAGTTGGCGAAAGGGTTTGGGTTCTTTCAGTCAAAGCCGGCCTCTAGCTTTTCACCCGTGGCGGTAACACCCGATGAACTCGGGGATGCGTGGGAACAAGAGAAAGTACATTTACCGCTTCGTTCCACCTACAACGGTGAATTGTTCGGTAAACCACAAGCAGGTGAAGACATGACATTTAGCTTCGCTAAGCTGGTGTCACATGCAGCTAAGAGTCGAAACTTAGGCGCTGGCACCATTATTGGTTCAGGTACCGTATCGAACAAACAAGGTACTGACCACGGCTCAGCCATTGCTGAAGGTGGCCTTGGCTACTCGTGTATTGCTGAAGTGCGCATGATTGAAACTATCAGGGATGGAAAACCTACTACTCCCTTTATGCAATTTGGCGATCGAATTAGGATAGAAATGTTCGATAGTAACGGACAAAGCATTTTCGGTGCTATCGAGCAACAGATTAAGCCTTTAAGCTAA
- the maiA gene encoding maleylacetoacetate isomerase, producing MSLTLYGYWRSTASYRVRIALNLKGVEYQYVPVHLVNEGGQQHSAPYKQLNPAQLVPTLVDDDEDIILNQSLAIIEYLDERFPSPYQLIPSHKTERARVRALAQDIACDTQPLSNLRVLNQLKNEYSAEQESVNKWAAHWITLSFDAIEKRLQTQAGKYCFDFDVTMADLCLVPQVYNAHRFNVDMTRYPLIQKITDNCNALPAFEKALHENQVDSVLQ from the coding sequence ATGAGTTTAACTTTATATGGTTACTGGCGCTCAACGGCGTCTTACAGAGTAAGAATTGCACTTAATTTAAAAGGTGTAGAGTATCAATATGTGCCTGTGCACTTAGTCAATGAAGGTGGGCAGCAGCACAGTGCGCCCTATAAACAGCTAAACCCCGCTCAGCTAGTGCCCACTTTGGTTGACGATGATGAAGATATTATTCTTAATCAGTCTTTAGCCATTATCGAATACTTAGATGAACGTTTTCCCTCACCGTATCAATTGATACCATCGCACAAGACAGAACGAGCAAGGGTAAGGGCGCTGGCTCAGGATATTGCATGTGACACTCAACCTTTAAGTAACTTGCGTGTACTCAATCAGCTTAAGAATGAATATAGTGCCGAACAAGAAAGTGTAAACAAATGGGCGGCGCATTGGATAACGCTGAGTTTCGATGCCATTGAAAAGCGGCTACAAACCCAAGCTGGTAAGTACTGCTTTGACTTTGATGTGACCATGGCTGACTTGTGTTTGGTACCGCAGGTTTATAACGCGCATCGCTTTAATGTGGATATGACACGATATCCGCTTATTCAAAAAATAACAGACAATTGCAATGCATTACCTGCTTTTGAAAAAGCACTGCATGAGAATCAGGTTGATAGCGTGCTTCAATAA